From the Plectropomus leopardus isolate mb chromosome 20, YSFRI_Pleo_2.0, whole genome shotgun sequence genome, the window tttcttagCACTCCATGCAAATAAATCCCACTGTTGCCACTCTACTAATCTgatctgtttccactttatgaAAGCATTCACATGTGgttataatgtttattttcatgtatatgtatgtaatgGAAACACTGTGGTTAATATTTCCAGAAGTGACTGACAAACTGGTGGTTTGGCTGAGAAGACAGAGGACGTACGACACCTAcagaaattcaaatttaaagggtaagttaagtttttttccaacttgggcgctgttttcccatgtttttgtgtctaatgtGTGAACAACAAtatttgaaactggtccagtttTGAGTGATAAAGGCAGCAATGTAAGAAGGTTAAATCCCAAACactcttaaaagaaaaagcggaagaaaatgtcagagggagagtgaaaaaaacaaaaccacaacatgAGGAGCAGTGCAGCTACGTTTCCGTATtcttttagttgtttgtttacGGGCTGCGCGTCTGCACTGTGTGTCACCGTTAATGCTTCGGGTCAGAACTGACCAGACTGCTGACAGATGGAgtaaataattatttacttAGGAGGCCAAACATGGAGGCAAACATGTCTCAGTAAATCTGTTTTATTAAGTTCAAAGTTAGTTTGTTTGGCAGGTTTAAAGTCCAAATGTCAGCAAACTTCTATCTGTTTTTTCATCCTGACCTCAGCTGAGTATCTGttataaaatatctgtttttcaaTGGGTTACCACTTTCATGTGGATTGGTAATGAAGATATTTTATGCGATAAATTGTCTCAGTTATCTGGCGGGAGCTCGATTTCATCCAGCCGCTCGCTGATGGGTGTGCTGAATAGGGCCGACTTCTTAAAAGGAGCTTTCAGGTTTCGTACGCCGGTGACACCCTGAGACAACAAGAATAAGACGACACATTGCAAAGAGGGAATAATGGAGGTCAAAGGTTTGAATAGAGTCGATCATCACCCTCATCTCGACCTTTTTTAGATGTGTCACTCTGCTAAAAGCTGTTGCTGCTTTCTCCGCTGACATTATACACTGCCATTAGTGACTCTGTTATTCTTTAAAGCAGTGGAAAAAAGCTGACAACATCAGAGAGATAATCACTGATATAGATCATATACCTGCTGGTCCATAAAAAAGCACTCAAAGGTaactgtaaatatttatgtGTTATTAACCCTTGGGGACTGcttgtcacatttttcacacatttcttgctttatgtttggtcattttggcGGTTTTCGTGCATATGGAATTCATTTTgtcaagattgtgtatttttttttaatcttggaatttcctgTCTCAAATACACAGCGTAAAgaaaattttaacattcatactGTCGAGTGCAAAAACTGCATCattaaaacccattcaaactgcaatttttgatcccacagccaccaaacataaaaacatgcactgtacaCGGGTGTCATTtcgggcttttgccttggaatttgtaaatttgactattttccatctgatgtaatgtttttttaatctttaattttttaaccatatttggccTATGCTATTTCCACTGCATGCACTgccacaatcaatgttgctgcaagtCACTGACATTTGACATATCTCAGGCTGtaataatccaaaaaacaacaacaaaaaaactggcatttaaagggttataaTTTGGGAAaactaataaatatttgatatttataaataggactgatgttgattaaGAAGTtgactcagtgaaagtagaaaataatattaaagtaaatctttttaaagcttgattttgaaaaacaaacaaacaaacaaacaaacaaacaaacaaacaaacaaaaacaaacaggaacaaTCTGACACACCTGTACTCGCTGGCAGTTTTCACTCCAAAATGTGATGGCCTGGTCACTTTTATAATcatgaacctaaaaatgagaCGACAAGGGCACACTGTCAAATGAACAGTACTGTCAGTTTTCTACTTTCTGCTTCAACgctgaacaaaaaataaacacttttgcTCCATTTTGCACAATTCaaacaaatttgtgaccaaaacttagagagaaatatatctattgagtgcatgaaaaagttttagatttttacattaGACCTGTGAAAATGggactaaaaacaaacagtgctgcagttatatttttgttaaagatatttttgaagCTGTGTTACTCTTTATATTTTAGGATCATTATGAGCTGTGACGGCGCCTCTGCTCGGGTCCTCTGACCTTTTCAGCAGAAggtgacacacaaaacaaaaccacgttcagcgtcatcccaccatgtgcatttgttgacatcacagtggtAGCATCCCAGATCGTaaatagcagacacagagggaaaTCTAAAACGTGATAattagacgtggaagtccactgcaaagctgcgATTTGTGATGGCTTGGAATGAGAAAGTGAAACATGTCCACAATGTGTCCTCGGCCAGATTGAAAGCCAACTCAGCCGACTCTTATGCCAAGAATGAACGGACAAAGAGTTGCAGAAAGACGCATGTTTACACCAGCTGGAAACAGGTCACGCACTTGTGTTGTTTCAGGGGTTAACGGCACAAACCCCTCGACACAGAAATCCCGCTGTGTTGTGGAGCAGAAGTCAGTTTTGGGAGTCGGTGGGTTCATTTCTGCCTCAATCTTCTCTctgtgaaaataagaaaatgtcagcCTCAGTATCTGGAAATACTGGAACTACCTACTATTCAAAACAGCCCCGTTTCTGAGTAATTATAACCGGATTATAATTACGAGGCcagtttccattacagatttgtgcgaAATTTAGCAATTTAGCAAGCAAAGCAATATTTAGTAATCAATtcgtaaaaagtacaaataagtaactgaaaaaataagcaataaataaaaaaaggaggaaagttaaaaacaaacaataaaattacctcaaaaaatgtaataagtacaATtaagtaacataattttaaattacaaaaaagtttaaagttatAAATTAATCAGTTTTGTGGAtattttccattactttttaagatattaattgtctaaatctactaatttcttgcaatttgaagtatatttcttgccaagttgcttgttcCCTTTTTTCTCATGCTTTTGGGAGAAATCAAGTTAATTTGTTCAGGATCCAATATCTACTTCTTGGTGTGAAGAACCACAGAAATGTGAACAAAAACCGACTGCAAACATTCCTACAACAGCATTTTTGGTATTTGATTTCAAATGTAAACCCTATATTAACTTTCATTTATTCAATCAGCTGAATGAAATTTAGCCACgcgctgtttgtttgtgtcgtCTCACCCAAACAAGAGTGAGGTTAATGCCAGTCAAGCACCGTCTGTTCCTGCCCACTCAGTCCTGAGAAGAGGTCCAATCAGTGCAAACAACGTGCGGCTGAAACAACACGATGTAGGACCTTTTAAGAGTGGTGATGTAAGACACTCGTTATCCTGGCGCATATCATTTAATGTCATTCAGCGGGTCAGTGCTCATTATAtgtttttcaagtattttgttTCACAAGAGACTGAGGTGATATTcaaccgtttgaaacctgaacagaCTGGCTTGGTTTctctgaaaaacatgggaagaagacaatgagcaacacaacaatgccccaaaaatcagcaagaaatgtctaaaacgttacaataaaattacctgaaattagcaaaacaaaaaaaaacaaaaaaagacaataataaataataataataataataataataataataataataataataataaatacaaaataaataaagcacaagaacaaaaacagggaatgacctgaaaaatgtaataaacaaaacaattaatataaatttgaaaaaataaatatgtttatctGTAACTGAATTctaatatatatgtttaattataataataaaaaaatatagttttcttgatattatTCCCAAGTAATTTGATAATTCTTTCATGATTCTCTCTCTCAAGttaattttcactttctgtcaacttttactactttcttgaaaattgtgggacatttatgcaagatttttccccatttctttttttttaaagaaatcatactAGTTTTCtaaagtttcaaaagtttaaatacttttgaaaggtgtctgaatgtagcacaagaaaactgattttgatccAAGTTTTACAGGGTTCAGCCATAAAAAAGGCCACAAAATTTCTCCAAAATCTTCACTGGATGGGAACCCAGTATGAATCAAGTAGTGCTGCTGTGTACTTTAAAAATCCAGGAAATTTAGTGAATGGCTCAAGAATGAGTGATGAGACACCGTCTACTGCCGGACGAGCCGTTTTCACCAAAGACACGCCGCTTTGTATTCTTTATGAGCAGTTGTTAATAACCTCATCTGTGGGGAGAGACTCTATAAGCGCCATCAGGATGACTGGCCTCCATGTAaaataacatcataaaatctgatttaaaaggTATTACAGCTGCGATTGAACAGTAAAACAAACCCAGACGTGTAAATATTACATCACTTTCCTCCGACATGTTTCCCGCAAGACACGGTCAGGCGGTGTTCTCCTTTTCCATAAACAAACCGATTCCAGCAATAATTTATTTAGCATCAAAAGGCTTTCATAGTTGATTTACCTTATCATCTGGGCAAGGTGTTTTTCCAAAAGCTCGCCTCTGATGCCTGACCCGTggaagcaaagaaaagaagagcaTTTAAATCATCTGGGAAAGACTTAttgagtgaaataaaaaaactaaattaagcAAAATAGTTCAAAGTGAATGTTTTAATCTAGTACTCAGCTTCTCCGCCTCAATTAAATCTCTCCAGCTCTTCTGAAATACGGTCTAGTGTGCACGTGGGCTGAAATGGTAGTTTTGAAGTGAGGGGCGACAGACACGTACCCCGCAGCCTCACCCCTGGACTTTTCGGAGGGATGTAAGTTGCTCTCTGTGTAGTGACGGTTTCTATTTTGGCGTCTTGGTCCATCGTGAGAATCCCTCTGTGTCCGTGTCTCTGGATTTGCGTCTTCTCCTCCTGAGTGTCAAGAGCAGCAACGGCCCTCTGTGTAAATGAACAAACAGGATTCAGATATTTA encodes:
- the spag8 gene encoding sperm associated antigen 8 translates to MMNNWTEERAVAALDTQEEKTQIQRHGHRGILTMDQDAKIETVTTQRATYIPPKSPGVRLRGIRGELLEKHLAQMIREKIEAEMNPPTPKTDFCSTTQRDFCVEGFVPLTPETTQVHDYKSDQAITFWSENCQRVQGVTGVRNLKAPFKKSALFSTPISERLDEIELPPDN